A single window of Irregularibacter muris DNA harbors:
- a CDS encoding ketohydroxyglutarate aldolase has translation MKKMNITKQMYEVGALAIVRAETLEKASKIAEGCIKGGIPIMEMSFTLNNAGDVIEGLTKRYGDNLCIGAGTVLDAETARHAILKGANFIIAPNYSPEVAKICNRYQIPYAPGCTSITEAVNALSMGAAFIKAFPISDFYGPKLIKVFKTPIPDMPILASGGINLDNLLIWLESGVDVCGFGGLLTKGSSEDIAENAAKIRKIIAEYRNKNNK, from the coding sequence ATGAAAAAGATGAATATTACAAAACAAATGTATGAAGTAGGTGCACTAGCAATTGTACGGGCTGAAACCCTTGAAAAAGCTAGTAAGATTGCTGAGGGCTGTATAAAAGGCGGGATTCCTATAATGGAAATGAGTTTTACCCTAAATAATGCAGGGGATGTTATTGAGGGGTTGACTAAAAGATATGGAGATAATCTATGTATAGGTGCAGGTACAGTCTTAGATGCTGAAACTGCTAGGCATGCCATATTAAAGGGTGCTAATTTTATTATTGCACCTAATTATTCTCCAGAGGTTGCAAAAATTTGTAACCGCTATCAAATTCCCTATGCACCTGGGTGTACTTCTATTACAGAAGCCGTTAATGCATTGAGTATGGGAGCTGCTTTTATAAAAGCTTTCCCTATTTCTGATTTTTATGGTCCTAAACTCATTAAAGTTTTCAAAACCCCTATTCCCGATATGCCTATTTTAGCTAGTGGCGGTATTAATTTAGATAATTTACTTATATGGTTAGAAAGTGGTGTTGATGTTTGTGGCTTTGGTGGTTTGTTAACTAAAGGTAGTTCGGAAGACATTGCAGAAAATGCTGCTAAAATTCGAAAGATAATTGCAGAATATCGTAATAAAAATAATAAATAA
- a CDS encoding PTS system mannose/fructose/N-acetylgalactosamine-transporter subunit IIB, whose product MSIVLTRVDFRLIHGQVITRWVTQCQANEIVTVDTSLSNDEFMQDVFKMAAPKGLKIRILSVEEAVKAQQKNEFQRNRVMLLFKSVQELDNAVRAGLKLEEVQIGGLGGGPGRKAVNNAITLNREDADTLLALEKMGINIYFQTTPDYPSEILQKAVAKL is encoded by the coding sequence ATGAGCATTGTATTAACAAGGGTAGATTTTAGATTAATTCATGGACAGGTAATTACAAGATGGGTTACTCAGTGTCAAGCAAATGAAATCGTTACCGTAGATACGTCGTTAAGTAATGACGAATTTATGCAGGATGTATTCAAAATGGCTGCCCCTAAAGGTTTAAAGATTCGAATTTTATCTGTAGAGGAAGCAGTCAAGGCACAACAGAAGAATGAGTTTCAAAGGAACAGAGTAATGCTTTTATTTAAGAGTGTTCAGGAGTTGGATAATGCAGTAAGAGCTGGATTGAAACTTGAGGAAGTACAAATTGGGGGGTTAGGAGGAGGACCAGGTAGAAAAGCAGTTAATAATGCGATTACCCTAAATCGTGAGGATGCAGATACTTTGTTGGCTCTTGAAAAAATGGGAATTAATATTTATTTCCAAACAACTCCTGATTACCCATCAGAAATACTACAGAAAGCTGTTGCAAAGCTTTAA
- a CDS encoding PTS mannose/fructose/sorbose/N-acetylgalactosamine transporter subunit IIC: MILKAALVGIIYWIAMGRANYFFSFAFRKPVVLGVFIGLVFGDVKTGLLYGATIQLMYMGGIEAGGNIPSDQALAACIAIPVAIINNLDPAASVAIAVPFGVLGVLINNVRRTINSFYNTKADTFVENGEYDKLATFSFLLPWLTNGILYFTPVFIATLYGPNVIQAFLDIIPEWFMNGLANAGGMLPALGFALTLVIMGKKQYIPFFVLGFFLHAVMGFSMLTGAVLALCIAMIVSLFKQNEEGELA, from the coding sequence ATGATCTTAAAAGCTGCGTTAGTAGGTATAATTTACTGGATTGCAATGGGAAGAGCCAACTATTTTTTCTCTTTTGCCTTCCGTAAACCAGTAGTTTTAGGTGTATTTATCGGATTAGTTTTTGGTGATGTTAAAACAGGTTTATTGTATGGAGCAACCATTCAATTGATGTACATGGGTGGTATTGAAGCTGGTGGGAATATTCCAAGTGATCAAGCCTTAGCTGCTTGTATTGCTATTCCTGTTGCTATTATCAATAATCTTGATCCAGCTGCATCGGTAGCAATAGCGGTTCCCTTTGGTGTATTAGGGGTTTTAATCAACAACGTTCGTCGTACGATTAATTCCTTTTACAACACAAAGGCAGATACATTTGTAGAAAATGGCGAATACGATAAATTAGCTACATTTTCATTCTTATTGCCTTGGTTGACAAATGGTATATTATATTTCACTCCTGTATTTATTGCTACCTTGTATGGGCCAAACGTGATACAAGCTTTTCTTGATATCATCCCAGAATGGTTTATGAACGGACTTGCAAATGCTGGAGGAATGTTACCAGCATTAGGATTTGCCTTAACTCTCGTGATTATGGGGAAGAAGCAATATATTCCATTCTTTGTTTTAGGATTCTTCCTGCATGCTGTTATGGGATTCTCCATGTTAACTGGTGCAGTGCTTGCTCTATGTATAGCCATGATTGTTTCCCTATTTAAACAAAATGAGGAAGGAGAATTAGCATGA
- a CDS encoding PTS system mannose/fructose/sorbose family transporter subunit IID has translation MSQVIENDGQAVEQKKNIVTKKDLLKAWWKWCLAVEVPVSFDRMQALAFGYSLNKVLRKIYKDNPEELKEAMRRHTSMFNTNCDWGSLIHGIVISLEEQRALGNKSIGSEVIQSLKIGLMGPLAGIGDSVDQGIVATIPLAIFVPMALNGSVIAAFMPALIYIAWSYGYSWFLMKKGYTLGKNAVLEILHSGKIKKVIDIASIVGLFMIGCLSSAYIKFETILTFASGSSERVALQSILDGMLPKLLPFALVMGMYLYIIKKGPKYLRIIVYTMLMALALTFISVI, from the coding sequence ATGAGCCAAGTAATTGAAAATGATGGACAAGCAGTAGAGCAAAAGAAAAATATTGTCACTAAGAAAGATTTACTTAAAGCTTGGTGGAAATGGTGCTTAGCAGTTGAAGTTCCTGTAAGTTTTGATAGAATGCAGGCTTTGGCCTTCGGATATTCATTAAATAAAGTATTGAGAAAAATTTATAAGGATAATCCAGAGGAATTAAAGGAAGCCATGAGACGTCATACTTCCATGTTTAATACAAATTGTGACTGGGGAAGTTTGATTCATGGGATTGTAATTTCTCTTGAGGAACAAAGAGCTTTGGGGAATAAGAGTATTGGATCCGAGGTTATTCAATCCTTGAAAATCGGTCTTATGGGTCCATTAGCAGGTATTGGTGATAGTGTTGACCAGGGAATTGTAGCGACCATTCCTCTTGCGATTTTTGTACCTATGGCTCTTAATGGTTCGGTAATTGCTGCTTTTATGCCAGCCCTTATCTATATAGCCTGGTCCTATGGATACTCATGGTTTCTAATGAAAAAGGGCTACACTTTAGGGAAGAATGCTGTCTTAGAAATTTTACATTCCGGTAAAATCAAGAAGGTTATTGATATTGCTAGTATTGTAGGGTTATTTATGATTGGCTGCCTATCATCAGCTTATATTAAGTTTGAAACTATTTTGACCTTTGCCAGCGGTTCATCAGAGAGAGTAGCTTTGCAAAGTATTTTAGATGGTATGCTACCTAAATTGTTGCCCTTTGCCTTAGTTATGGGAATGTATTTATATATTATTAAAAAAGGTCCAAAATATCTGCGTATAATTGTTTATACAATGCTCATGGCCTTAGCTCTGACATTCATCAGCGTTATTTAA
- a CDS encoding phosphoglycerate dehydrogenase: MKVLITPRGFANYGLDQVKYMQSKGLSVHYNNTGKAYTKEEFHELARDVDAIIVGVDTIDRELMDNCPNLKVICKFGVGIDNIDLDYAKEKGIFVGRTVGSNSKAVAEHVMALMFADAKNIYNTLKEVKEHKWNKPAGREISGKVLGIIGFGMIGKDLATFANGLSMKVYAYDAFEITDKAAEEYNVEVKSFEEIIRTSDYISLHLPFLNSTKNMISIEEFKKMKKGACLINAARGGIVDREALYEALVNKEIRSAYFDVYSSEPPKMGDKLIALDNFFLTPHTAARTMEAEKRTCQMSTKIITEHLLG; this comes from the coding sequence TTGAAGGTTTTAATCACACCAAGAGGATTTGCAAACTACGGATTAGATCAAGTGAAATATATGCAATCTAAAGGTTTATCTGTTCATTATAATAATACAGGAAAAGCATATACAAAAGAAGAATTTCATGAATTAGCCCGTGATGTAGACGCCATCATTGTGGGTGTAGATACCATTGATCGTGAGTTAATGGATAATTGTCCTAACTTAAAGGTGATCTGTAAATTTGGGGTAGGGATAGATAATATTGATTTGGATTATGCAAAAGAAAAGGGAATTTTTGTTGGAAGGACAGTAGGTTCCAACTCTAAGGCTGTTGCTGAACATGTTATGGCTTTAATGTTTGCAGATGCAAAGAACATCTATAATACGCTAAAAGAAGTTAAAGAACATAAATGGAATAAGCCTGCAGGGCGGGAAATTAGTGGAAAAGTATTAGGAATTATTGGTTTTGGGATGATTGGGAAAGATCTTGCTACTTTTGCAAATGGATTATCTATGAAAGTATATGCATATGATGCTTTTGAAATTACGGATAAAGCTGCAGAAGAATATAATGTAGAGGTAAAATCCTTTGAGGAGATTATTAGGACAAGTGACTATATTTCTTTACATTTACCCTTCTTAAATTCTACAAAAAATATGATCTCCATAGAAGAATTCAAAAAAATGAAAAAGGGAGCCTGCCTAATTAATGCAGCAAGAGGGGGAATTGTTGATAGAGAAGCTTTATATGAAGCTCTAGTAAACAAGGAAATTCGTTCAGCCTATTTTGATGTTTACAGTTCTGAGCCACCTAAAATGGGGGATAAACTTATTGCCTTAGATAATTTCTTTTTAACACCTCATACAGCTGCAAGAACAATGGAAGCAGAAAAAAGGACTTGTCAGATGTCTACAAAAATTATTACTGAACATTTGTTAGGTTAA
- a CDS encoding SIS domain-containing protein: MDKELKKFLNNVQKELNKNIEGVNIENLKKAVEIILESEKKGGRVHVTGIGKPGHVAGYIASLLSSTGTSAYELHGTEAVHGSSGQVKPGDVVIAISNSGETEELKPTVKTILANGACLISCTGNAESWLAKHSEVCLLARVDKEGDGLNKPPRASVLSEILLLQCLSVMLQNKKKLNLNQYVQWHPGGSLGKSIKEMQRK, encoded by the coding sequence ATGGATAAGGAATTAAAAAAATTTCTAAATAATGTGCAAAAAGAATTGAACAAAAATATTGAAGGTGTCAATATAGAAAATCTTAAAAAAGCAGTGGAAATTATATTGGAAAGCGAAAAAAAAGGTGGACGTGTCCATGTAACTGGAATTGGTAAACCGGGTCATGTAGCAGGATATATTGCTTCTTTATTATCTAGTACAGGTACGAGTGCTTACGAACTACATGGGACAGAGGCAGTACATGGTTCAAGTGGCCAAGTTAAGCCGGGAGATGTTGTCATTGCCATATCCAATAGTGGTGAAACAGAAGAACTAAAACCTACCGTAAAAACGATATTAGCTAATGGCGCATGTCTCATTAGTTGCACGGGAAATGCAGAATCATGGTTGGCAAAACACTCTGAAGTATGTTTGTTGGCCCGTGTCGATAAGGAAGGGGATGGTCTTAATAAACCACCCCGTGCTTCAGTGTTGTCAGAGATTTTACTTCTTCAATGTTTAAGTGTTATGTTGCAAAATAAAAAAAAATTGAATTTAAACCAATATGTTCAATGGCATCCAGGGGGAAGCCTTGGTAAAAGCATAAAAGAAATGCAGAGAAAGTAG
- a CDS encoding PTS sugar transporter subunit IIA, which translates to MAKLNIVIGTHGRFGEELIKSAEMILGRMENVKSVSLLPSTSFEEFMHEVDSILGNLEGQILSLVDLHGGTPCNVFTALTKRYHHDVVTGVNLPMLIDLYLNVINSEVLDIDQVIQNCINTIQSSAIHTNKTVQ; encoded by the coding sequence ATGGCAAAGTTAAATATTGTAATTGGAACCCATGGAAGGTTTGGGGAAGAACTAATTAAATCCGCAGAAATGATCCTTGGACGTATGGAAAATGTTAAATCAGTATCTCTATTACCCTCTACATCCTTTGAGGAATTTATGCATGAGGTAGATTCTATATTAGGCAATTTGGAAGGTCAGATTTTATCTTTAGTAGATCTACACGGAGGTACACCTTGTAACGTTTTTACAGCTTTAACGAAAAGGTACCATCATGATGTAGTAACGGGTGTGAATTTACCCATGTTAATAGATTTATATCTTAATGTCATTAACAGTGAAGTCCTAGATATAGATCAGGTGATCCAAAACTGTATCAATACTATACAATCAAGTGCTATACATACCAATAAGACAGTGCAATAG
- the dapA gene encoding 4-hydroxy-tetrahydrodipicolinate synthase, which produces MFEGIITPIVTPFNRDEEQSINYEAAEQLINHIIKKGVNGIFILGSNGEFHVINEEEKMAFAKKVIKIVDHRVPVFVGTGACSTKETIYLSKKMEEIGADALSVITPYFIKPTDKELYEHFKEVANNVKIPIVLYNIPKSTGCNISKEVTARLARIDNIQAIKDSSGDVENLKGYIEAASGKNFSVLVGSDSKISMGYNLGATGAIAGTSNVITDILVKLNKALKINDTKTAEVLQADINVLRGVLKLGTVPSIIKRSIELANIAPVGPARKPVRETMPVVDEKIREMLKHYQLI; this is translated from the coding sequence ATGTTTGAAGGGATTATTACACCCATTGTTACACCATTTAATCGTGATGAGGAACAATCTATTAACTATGAAGCTGCTGAGCAATTAATTAACCATATAATTAAAAAAGGTGTTAATGGTATTTTTATTTTAGGCAGTAATGGGGAATTTCATGTTATTAATGAAGAGGAAAAGATGGCCTTTGCCAAAAAAGTAATTAAGATTGTTGATCATCGGGTTCCGGTTTTTGTAGGAACAGGTGCATGCTCTACCAAAGAGACTATATACCTATCTAAAAAAATGGAAGAGATAGGTGCAGATGCATTATCTGTAATTACTCCCTATTTTATTAAACCTACCGATAAAGAGCTTTATGAGCATTTTAAAGAAGTAGCTAATAACGTCAAAATTCCAATTGTTTTGTATAATATTCCAAAGTCAACGGGTTGTAATATTTCCAAGGAAGTGACAGCCCGTTTGGCTAGGATTGATAATATCCAAGCCATTAAGGATAGTAGTGGTGATGTCGAAAACCTAAAGGGGTATATTGAAGCCGCCAGTGGAAAGAATTTCAGTGTATTGGTAGGTTCAGATTCTAAAATTTCTATGGGGTATAATTTGGGGGCAACAGGAGCAATTGCAGGCACAAGCAATGTTATTACAGATATTTTAGTAAAACTAAATAAAGCTCTTAAAATAAATGACACTAAAACCGCAGAGGTTTTACAAGCAGATATTAATGTATTACGAGGGGTCTTAAAGTTAGGTACCGTTCCTTCAATCATAAAACGATCAATAGAACTAGCTAATATTGCTCCTGTAGGACCTGCTAGAAAACCAGTTAGAGAAACTATGCCTGTGGTTGATGAAAAGATTAGGGAAATGCTTAAACATTATCAATTGATTTAA
- a CDS encoding PucR family transcriptional regulator, with the protein MILIDIFKEFINVVQENKKYIIGLLKQDGRVISCSKEEYIGHYFDVEDSNSRNMFYKIRVKNQDYGYIWIRGDEGNLKMISSLLLESLTTRLMYELNISSLKQKITKDDKLVRYLLNAEYFDLNHILDLIQELGIDENKTRAALYIINNKGFNREEIMNLKLKPDSKELIYSLLDNNSLLLFKDIPDDLENNEAVEYFGKYVKSLKNWGLEGCCYLIGSLQNKLKQYIFSYQNCLWLKNNVDFSIDEPVFFMDYQFEYFLSKVQLDDVRNIFDFYIQISKGIDIDEITTITDKLLINDYNITRTAEDLFLHKNTLIYRIKKYEEIFNIDIRGSFQGKILLALIASALKQYKRQKQVGE; encoded by the coding sequence ATGATACTAATAGACATTTTTAAGGAATTTATTAATGTTGTGCAAGAAAACAAAAAATATATTATCGGTTTATTGAAACAAGATGGAAGAGTTATTTCCTGTAGTAAAGAGGAATATATAGGACATTACTTTGATGTTGAAGATTCTAATTCTAGAAATATGTTTTATAAAATTAGAGTCAAGAATCAAGACTATGGTTATATTTGGATTAGGGGTGATGAGGGAAATCTTAAAATGATTAGTAGTTTACTCCTCGAGTCTTTAACAACACGTTTAATGTACGAGTTAAATATCAGCTCTTTGAAGCAGAAGATTACTAAGGATGATAAACTAGTTAGATATTTACTTAATGCCGAATATTTTGATTTGAATCATATTTTAGATTTAATTCAGGAATTAGGCATTGATGAAAACAAAACTAGAGCGGCTTTGTATATTATTAACAATAAAGGATTTAATAGAGAAGAAATTATGAACTTGAAATTGAAACCTGATAGCAAAGAGTTGATATATTCCTTATTAGACAATAATAGTTTATTGCTATTTAAGGATATACCTGATGATTTGGAAAATAATGAGGCAGTGGAATACTTTGGAAAGTATGTTAAGAGTTTAAAAAACTGGGGATTAGAAGGCTGTTGTTATCTTATAGGTTCCCTACAAAATAAATTAAAACAGTACATTTTCAGTTATCAGAATTGTTTATGGTTAAAAAACAATGTGGATTTTTCTATAGACGAGCCCGTATTTTTTATGGATTATCAATTTGAATATTTTCTTTCCAAAGTTCAACTTGATGATGTACGAAATATCTTTGATTTTTATATACAGATAAGTAAAGGGATTGATATTGATGAGATTACTACTATTACCGATAAATTGCTTATAAATGATTACAATATTACGCGAACTGCAGAGGATCTGTTCTTGCACAAAAATACTTTAATTTATAGAATCAAGAAGTATGAAGAAATTTTCAATATTGATATTAGGGGAAGCTTTCAAGGAAAAATTTTATTGGCCTTAATTGCCAGTGCCTTAAAGCAATATAAAAGACAGAAACAGGTTGGTGAGTAG
- a CDS encoding PTS sugar transporter subunit IIB, which produces MGITIKLARVDQRLLHATVAVNWNQFVNANYVAIVDPKHNNDPFINKVMQLCLPKPLKVKIFSVEELVAFINKDSTKKCNLMVIFKDLATAKKAVEKGFKTKEIQIPYPASRIVIRKLSDFFNEEEIQYIRFIQGKGIKLFFQTSPLDNKEYSVFTRDS; this is translated from the coding sequence ATGGGTATAACAATTAAGCTTGCACGTGTCGATCAAAGATTATTGCATGCAACCGTAGCTGTAAATTGGAATCAATTTGTAAATGCTAATTACGTAGCAATAGTAGATCCAAAACATAATAATGATCCTTTTATTAATAAAGTGATGCAATTATGTCTTCCTAAGCCTTTAAAGGTTAAAATTTTTTCTGTTGAAGAATTAGTAGCTTTTATAAATAAGGATAGCACCAAAAAATGTAATTTAATGGTTATATTTAAAGATTTGGCGACGGCTAAAAAGGCGGTAGAGAAAGGATTTAAAACAAAGGAGATCCAAATACCTTATCCAGCTAGTCGTATTGTAATTAGGAAACTTTCAGATTTCTTTAATGAAGAGGAGATTCAGTATATACGATTTATTCAGGGAAAGGGGATTAAACTTTTCTTTCAAACGTCACCATTGGATAATAAAGAATATTCGGTTTTTACAAGGGATTCTTAA
- a CDS encoding MogA/MoaB family molybdenum cofactor biosynthesis protein, whose product MFTLGVIIASDKGSRGERVDESGKLIQDIMKENGYDVKKYIVLPDEQDLLEEELVYMSDILKVDLILTSGGTGFSKRDVTPEATMKVISRQTPGIAEAIRYYSLQITPRAMLSRAVAGIRKNTLIINLPGSPKAIKETLEYIVPSVHHGLEILKGTTSDCARK is encoded by the coding sequence ATGTTTACATTGGGAGTTATTATTGCAAGTGATAAAGGATCTAGAGGAGAGCGTGTAGATGAAAGCGGTAAATTGATTCAAGATATAATGAAAGAAAATGGTTATGACGTTAAAAAATATATTGTCCTTCCTGATGAGCAGGATTTATTGGAAGAAGAGTTGGTATATATGAGCGATATTTTGAAGGTAGATCTCATCCTTACCTCTGGCGGAACAGGTTTTTCCAAGAGGGATGTCACTCCAGAAGCCACCATGAAGGTCATTAGTAGACAGACCCCAGGTATCGCCGAAGCCATTAGATACTATAGCTTACAAATTACACCTAGGGCCATGCTATCCCGAGCGGTAGCAGGGATTAGAAAAAATACCTTAATTATCAATTTGCCCGGTAGCCCAAAAGCCATAAAGGAAACATTGGAATACATTGTACCTTCTGTTCATCATGGACTGGAAATATTAAAAGGTACGACCTCAGACTGTGCCCGAAAATAA
- a CDS encoding GerMN domain-containing protein, producing the protein MKRKPLILFVFLMAITLIFTLSGCTSYDQAKTPLSQGEKQEEDKNQQETVLEKQGEDNQKEEPKAEQKEEQNQEPKEQPKEEQKEKPKEENSKSKDQAVKPKPKNPEKEEPKLEQKQESNKNSNQVISPKPNAQEREIVLYFMDKKIIETGQGKYSNMIKETRKVKVSDQPLEKVIIEALKAGPTSNLGATMLKKDLQVISVEVADKTAYVNLSSQNLFGSSLQETGLIYQIVYSLTEQNGIEKVQFLVDGTKRESLFGHYDIQAPWTKAMLQ; encoded by the coding sequence ATGAAGAGAAAACCTTTGATATTGTTTGTATTTCTTATGGCTATCACCCTCATTTTTACCCTTTCTGGCTGCACATCCTATGATCAAGCCAAAACTCCCCTAAGCCAGGGAGAAAAGCAAGAAGAAGATAAAAATCAACAAGAGACAGTACTAGAAAAGCAAGGGGAAGATAATCAGAAGGAAGAACCAAAGGCAGAGCAAAAAGAAGAGCAAAATCAAGAGCCAAAAGAACAACCTAAAGAAGAGCAAAAGGAGAAACCTAAAGAAGAAAATAGCAAAAGCAAGGATCAAGCAGTAAAGCCTAAACCAAAGAATCCAGAAAAAGAGGAGCCAAAACTCGAACAAAAACAAGAAAGCAATAAGAACTCAAATCAAGTGATAAGCCCCAAACCCAATGCTCAAGAAAGGGAAATTGTTCTCTACTTCATGGACAAAAAAATTATCGAGACCGGTCAAGGAAAGTATAGTAACATGATTAAAGAAACAAGAAAAGTAAAAGTAAGTGACCAACCTTTAGAAAAAGTCATTATAGAAGCCCTTAAAGCTGGGCCTACTTCTAATCTTGGAGCAACCATGCTCAAAAAAGATCTACAGGTAATTAGCGTAGAAGTAGCTGATAAAACAGCCTACGTCAACCTTTCCAGTCAGAACCTTTTTGGCAGCTCCCTACAGGAAACAGGTTTAATCTACCAAATAGTGTATTCTCTTACAGAACAAAATGGCATTGAAAAAGTACAGTTTTTAGTGGATGGTACCAAAAGAGAATCCCTCTTTGGACACTATGATATCCAAGCGCCTTGGACAAAAGCCATGCTCCAATAA
- a CDS encoding sensor histidine kinase, with protein MFKSLKSRLIITFTLIIILTVGMIDYVVLTEYANKNIAERKSKTFATANIIADLSKYQLDNANILRTILYQHTREIDGRVLIINRKKEVIMDSFYELEGKVIDAIEVEQALKNKDSMNLYSTPSKIMQLAVPMTIEDQTSDNILGTVLLSVSINDIESSLQSLRWQVLIFSLLGVILAIGACILAAHSISKPIAGLTQAAKKITQGKLGTQVNVRGKNEIAQLSTTFNEMSQEIAFIDQNRRNFISSASHELKTPLSSMKALVQPLLHEDIDGETRREFLEDIDGEIDRLTKLIHSLLTLTRMEELKLKMTKQSLYPVLERVMSILQPIAQENNVALINKVSDNLAFSFDKEHLTMVFLNIIENGIKYRDPSKESHVLVYLQEEKDFIQLIFQDNGIGMSAESTPYIFKDFYRGDHSRSRSTGGYGLGLSITHRIITLHDWTIEVKSALGEGSQFIIKIPMKK; from the coding sequence ATGTTTAAAAGTCTTAAAAGTAGGCTTATTATTACTTTTACTCTTATTATTATTTTAACCGTTGGTATGATCGATTATGTAGTTCTCACAGAATATGCAAATAAAAATATTGCAGAGCGAAAGAGTAAAACCTTTGCCACTGCTAATATTATTGCTGATTTAAGTAAATATCAATTGGATAATGCCAATATTTTAAGAACAATTCTTTATCAACATACTCGAGAAATAGATGGTAGAGTCTTGATTATAAATAGAAAAAAAGAAGTCATTATGGATTCCTTTTATGAATTGGAAGGTAAGGTCATTGATGCCATAGAGGTGGAGCAGGCCCTAAAGAATAAAGATTCAATGAATCTATATTCTACTCCTTCAAAAATTATGCAATTGGCCGTACCCATGACTATAGAAGATCAGACCAGTGATAATATTCTCGGTACAGTATTGCTATCTGTCTCCATAAATGATATTGAAAGCTCATTACAATCTCTCCGGTGGCAAGTCCTTATCTTTTCCCTCTTGGGGGTTATCCTTGCTATTGGTGCATGTATCCTGGCCGCCCACAGCATCTCCAAGCCTATTGCTGGACTTACCCAAGCCGCTAAAAAGATTACCCAGGGTAAGTTAGGCACACAGGTGAATGTCCGGGGTAAGAATGAAATTGCTCAGTTGTCCACAACCTTCAACGAAATGAGCCAAGAAATTGCTTTTATTGATCAAAATAGGAGAAACTTTATTAGTAGTGCCTCCCACGAGCTAAAAACCCCCCTTTCCTCTATGAAAGCTCTTGTTCAGCCCTTGTTGCATGAAGATATCGATGGAGAAACCCGCAGGGAGTTTTTGGAGGACATTGATGGAGAAATTGATAGGTTGACAAAGCTTATTCATTCCCTTTTAACGCTCACTAGGATGGAGGAACTAAAACTTAAAATGACGAAACAAAGCTTATATCCTGTCCTAGAAAGAGTAATGAGTATTTTACAGCCTATTGCCCAAGAAAATAATGTAGCCTTGATCAATAAGGTATCTGATAACCTAGCCTTTTCCTTTGATAAAGAGCATCTTACCATGGTGTTTTTAAACATTATAGAAAATGGAATCAAATATCGTGACCCTTCAAAGGAAAGTCATGTCCTTGTTTATCTCCAAGAGGAAAAAGACTTTATTCAACTTATTTTTCAGGATAATGGAATAGGCATGAGCGCTGAAAGCACCCCCTATATTTTTAAAGATTTTTATCGTGGAGATCACTCCCGATCCCGTTCTACTGGTGGCTATGGTTTAGGTCTATCTATTACCCATAGGATTATTACCCTTCATGACTGGACCATTGAAGTGAAGAGTGCTTTAGGTGAAGGGAGTCAATTTATTATTAAAATTCCCATGAAAAAGTGA